A portion of the Calliphora vicina chromosome 5, idCalVici1.1, whole genome shotgun sequence genome contains these proteins:
- the LOC135959570 gene encoding monocarboxylate transporter 14: MDTTTAVPDGGWGWVIVAAVALINMTNQSILSVFGLLFGSQLKEMHQETFTAALITNLNSLALNFSGLFIGPAIKSFKPRNVAATGCVMVSFGLMLCAFATEGWHFFIGYGFFVGIGLGLISPSTFMAINSYFSTKRGRAVGVSLAGAGLGQVFIPHIVRIFLENYGFRFAVLAMSLLSLTGLIGALLLKPLDPIKHNNRQHLKLILENNDKPAKDGSIMEIKIGNANDDKQHKDKQKCQETALLPQNNKVYQECSEKLDQQLLPNSEKLCSKICQRLVQAMDLELLKDPAFWSIIIGMALVYTSTINFTMIFPSFLQYSVGFTKSTTASCMSIMAGADIICRLLLPCITDKLKIPYRVIFLLGTVGLLISRAALAESVDLTSIIVMSIFTGMTKSATVLNNNLTISGHVKPDKLPGGLGLNMISKGILVITIGQLLGWIRDFTDSYVLCLHAQNGLLLLVIVIWTPEIFFRYRKYLKEKRLAKQQEILDVEQQPLEGGKCLQTNANN; the protein is encoded by the exons ATGGATACAACTACAGCGGTGCCTGATGGCGGTTGGGGCTGGGTTATAGTAGCAGCTGTAGCCCTAATTAAT ATGACAAATCAATCTATATTATCGGTATTTGGTTTACTGTTCGGTTCCCAATTAAAAGAAATGCATCAGGAAACATTTACAGCAGCTTTAATAACCAATCTCAATAGTTTAGCATTGAATTTTTCGGGTCTTTTCATAGGACCGgctataaaaagttttaaacctCGCAATGTAGCAGCTACCGGCTGTGTAATGGTCTCATTTGGCCTAATGCTATGTGCCTTTGCTACCGAGGGCTGGCATTTCTTTATTGGCTATggatttttt GTGGGCATAGGTTTAGGTTTAATATCGCCCTCCACATTTATGgccataaattcatatttttctacTAAACGTGGTAGAGCTGTAGGAGTTTCATTGGCTGGTGCTGGTTTGGGTCAAGTTTTTATACCTCATATTGTAAGAATCTTTTTAGAAAACTATGGTTTTCGTTTTGCTGTCTTAGCCATGTCGTTGCTGTCTTTAACTGGG TTAATTGGTGCTTTATTATTGAAACCCTTAGATCCCATTAAACACAATAACAGACaacatttaaaattgattttggaaaacaatGATAAACCAGCTAAAGACGGTTCtataatggaaataaaaatagGCAATGCCAATGATGACAAGCAGCataaagacaaacaaaaatgtcaggAAACTGCTTTATTGCCTCAAAATAATAAAGTTTATCAAGAATGTTCAGAGAAACTCGATCAACAGTTATTGCCTAATTCGGAAAAGTTGTGCAGTAAAATTTGCCAGCGTTTGGTGCAGGCCATGGATTTGGAATTGTTAAAAGATCCTGCTTTTTGGAGTATAATCATTGGCATGGCTTTGGTTTATACTTCTACCATTAATTTCACCATGATATTTCCCAGTTTCTTGCAg TACTCGGTGGGCTTTACAAAATCAACAACAGCCAGTTGTATGTCCATAATGGCTGGTGCTGATATAATCTGTCGTTTATTACTGCCCTGCATAAcagataaattgaaaataccttatcgtgttatatttttattgggcACCGTAGGTCTATTAATATCCAGAGCTG CCCTGGCAGAATCTGTAGATCTTACAAGCATTATTGTAATGTCCATCTTTACCGGTATGACCAAATCGGCCActgttttaaataacaatctaaCCATATCGGGTCATGTTAAGCCTGATAAATTGCCTGGTGGCTTGGGTTTAAATATGATTTCCAAAGGTATTTTGGTTATAACAATTGGTCAATTATTGGGCTGGATAAGAGATTTCACCGATTCGTATGTTTTATGTTTACACGCCCAAAATGGTCTCCTACTTTTGGTCATTGTGATATGGACGCcagaaattttctttagatatcgtaaatatttaaaggaaaagaGATTGGCTAAGCAACAGGAAATATTAGATGTAGAACAACAACCACTGGAAGGAGGGAAATGTTTGCAAACAAATGCAAACAACTAA
- the Prosbeta1 gene encoding proteasome subunit beta type-6: protein MVFGNNWMDAAHSTGTTIMAVEFDGGVVIGADSRTSTGVYVANRVTDKLTRITDKIYCCRSGSAADTQAIADIVAYSLNYHENQTGDEPLVAEAASEFRNYCYNYRDSLVAGIIVAGWDKKNGGQVYSIPLGGMLKREPVTIGGSGSSYIYGFVREFFKPNMKKDDCVEFVKKAVRHAMYHDGSSGGVVRIGIITGEGIERKVFFNTETGEPLVSGQ from the exons atgGTTTTCGGTAACAATTGGATGGATGCTGCCCACAGCACTGGC ACCACCATTATGGCTGTTGAATTTGATGGCGGTGTGGTTATTGGTGCCGATTCCCGTACTAGTACTGGTGTTTATGTAGCCAACAGAGTTACCGACAAACTTACCCGCATTACTGATAAAATCTATTGCTGTCGCAGTGGTTCTGCTGCTGATACACAAGCCATTGCTGATATTGTGGCTTACTCTTTGAACTACCACGAAAACCAGACCGGCGATGAACCTTTGGTAGCTGAAGCTGCTTCTGAGTTCCGTAATTATTGTTATAATTATCGTGATTCGTTGGTGGCTGGTATTATTGTGGCCGGTTGGGACAAAAAGAACGGTGGTCAAGTTTATTCCATTCCTTTGGGTGGCATGTTGAAACGTGAACCCGTGACCATTGGAGGTTCTGGTTCCAGTTACATTTATGGTTTTGTGCGTGAGTTCTTCAAGCCCAACATGAAGAAAGACGATTGTgttgaatttgttaaaaagg CTGTAAGACATGCTATGTATCATGATGGTAGCTCGGGTGGTGTAGTACGTATTGGTATCATTACTGGAGAAGGTATTGAGCGTAAAGTTTTCTTCAATACCGAAACTGGAGAACCCTTGGTTTCTGgccaatga
- the Rrp42 gene encoding exosome complex component RRP42: protein MANIALSEAEKTFILHGVEEDFRCDGRSRRDYRPMELECEVVNNASGSARLRLANTDILVGVKCEIDKPSPLFPNQGKIEFFVDCSANATPEFEGRGGEDLALELSDTLANAYESPLAFDLKPLCILPGQQCWKLYVDILILECGGNLFDAVSLAAKAAIFNCKIPRVTASLMDAGEAELIISDDPYDCTRIDIENIPILVTVCKIGDCCLVDPSAEEEECSTASVVVAVSKRNNKNYVSHTHTVGGGSLHKDTMYNCLKLGMTAAEYLNEALVKAVRLEESRVGPKRKETVGFLK from the exons atggCTAATATAGCCTTGAGTGAAGCAGAAAAAACATTTATCCTACACGGCGTTGag GAAGACTTTCGTTGTGATGGTCGATCACGTCGAGACTACCGACCCATGGAACTAGAATGTGAAGTGGTAAATAATGCCAGTGGTTCGGCTAGATTACGGCTGGCAAATACTGATATATTAGTGGGAGTAAAATGTGAAATAGATAAACCCTCACCACTTTTTCCAAATCAAGGAAAAATTGAATTCTTTGTTGATTG ttCCGCCAATGCTACTCCCGAATTTGAAGGTAGAGGTGGTGAAGACTTGGCCTTAGAATTGTCAGATACATTGGCAAATGCATACGAGTCCCCACTGGCTTTTGACTTGAAGCCCTTGTGTATATTGCCGGGTCAACAATGTTGGAAGTTATATGTTGATATTTtg ATTTTAGAATGTGGAGGCAATTTATTCGATGCTGTTTCCTTAGCTGCCAAAGCAGCcatatttaattgtaaaattcCCCGAGTAACAGCTTCCTTAATGGATGCTGGAGAAGCTGAGCTTATAATTAGTGATGATCCCTATGACTGCACCCGCATAGATATAGAAAATATACCCATATTGGTGACAGTTTGTAAAATTGGAGATTGTTGTTTGGTGGATCCCTCAGCAGAGGAAGAAGAATGTAGTACTGCTAGTGTGGTTGTGGCAGTTTCGAAACGTAACAATAAAA ATTACGTTTCTCATACTCATACTGTGGGTGGCGGTTCCCTACACAAAGACACCATGTACAATTGCTTAAAATTGGGCATGACAGCAGCCGAATATCTGAATGAAGCCTTGGTTAAAGCTGTAAGATTGGAGGAAAGTCGTGTAGGTCCCAAGAGAAAGGAAACCGTtggttttttgaaatga
- the EMC7 gene encoding ER membrane protein complex subunit 7 homolog translates to MLNTFLIGLLALCSIQCLTQAEMIIQDELLDEVSGLYTIEGKVYPPEIQMGMSYNPNAGVPNNNNKWQTETVLTINGGEYKGFIREDGSFIISSVPSGSYVVEIYNADYFYEPIRVEINPKGKFRARKVNYVQPSQIVQVPYPLKLKALTRFKYFQSREQWKITDFLFSPMVLMMVLPLVLMLVLPKMINDPETKKELENIQFPKMNNEMPEISEMFTSLFSGGAPKQPEKEKKSSSSNKQTKKRN, encoded by the exons ATGCTTAACACATTCTTAATAGGGCTATTGGCCTTATGCTCTATACAATGTTTGACGCAGGCTGAAATGATAATACAAGATGAATTATTG GATGAAGTATCAGGTTTGTATACCATTGAGGGCAAAGTCTATCCACCAGAGATACAAATGGGAATGAGTTACAATCCAAATGCGGGTGtaccaaacaacaataacaaatggCAGACTGAAACCGTATTGACCATTAATGGCGGCGAATACAAGGGTTTCATTAGAGAAGATGGCTCCTTTATTATTAGCTCAGTGCCTTCGGGTAGTTATGTTGTAGAAATTTACAATGCTGACTATTTCTATGAACCCATTAGGGTAGAAATTAATCCTAAGGGTAAATTCCGTGCCCGTAAGGTCAACTATGTGCAACCCTCCCAAATTGTTCAAGTACCTTACCCTCTAAAACTGAAAGCTTTGACaagatttaaatatttccaaagCCGCGAGCAATGGAAG atCACTGATTTCCTGTTCAGTCCCATGGTCTTAATGATGGTATTGCCGTTGGTTTTAATGTTGGTGCTACCTAAGATGATCAACGATCCCGAAACAAAGAAAgaattagaaaatattcaatTCCCTAAAATGAACAATGAAATGCCAGAAATAAGTGAAATGTTCACATCGTTGTTTAGCGGAGGCGCACCTAAACAACCTGAAAAGGAAAAGAAATCCTCTTCGTCTAATAAgcaaaccaaaaaaagaaactaG